The Fusarium falciforme chromosome 7, complete sequence genome window below encodes:
- a CDS encoding MFS domain-containing protein, producing the protein MDTVAKNESIGSRVRTFFLGAAASTKEERRLVRKLDFFIMVYCCLSYFFNFLDRAAFANAYVAGLREDLNMTGGDYSNVLAVTTAGMAIGQLPHGIVIQKVAPRIWFPSMVVIWAGLTMVSAAAKTVTQLCVIRFFLGLAEASTYAGAIYIISSWYKPDEISKRTALFTASGQVGTMFAGVMMAAIHKGMNGMSGLQGWQWVFLIDGIITLPIAVFGFLYFPDTPDRTQAEYLSADEKKLARSRLPPICEDGHNIMPLSLVKRVLMAPIFWVLFFWSPVCAAIEAFPFQNNFLLWLKYHSDHFTQSQINTYPLGIQAVGIVANMLAAWHMDATGQRIPAAIVAILFQVVAGSMLLVRDIPFAGTFFAFYLSGTAYAVNPLIFGWAGLILQRSGDDAVRSVTLYSMNIGSMVLWTFWGILFYSGADTPYWKKGCIVLLVCCFVMFCYMWLVYKVDKHTAKKYRDRMPGAIDPEIKLSEPVELAEQEVPTVAGKDDKTTAQKEVNSPQ; encoded by the exons ATGGACACTGTTGCGAAGAACGAGTCAATCGGGTCCAGAGTTAGGA CATTCTTCCTTGGCGCTGCGGCCAGCAcgaaagaagagaggaggcTGGTCAGGAAGCTTG acttcttcatcatg GTTTACTGCTGCCTCAGTTACTTTTTCAACTTTCTCG ATCGCGCAGCATTCGCCAATGCCTAC GTTGCAGGCCTCCGTGAAGATTTGAACATGACTGGTGGAGATTACAGCAACGTCCTTGCAGTCACGACTGCCGG TATGGCCATTGGTCAGCTCCCCCACGGCATTGTCATTCAAAAAGTTGCCCCAAGGATTTGGTTCCCATCCATGGTTGTCATTTGGGCCGGATTGACC ATGGTGAGCGCGGCTGCCAAGACTGTGACACAGTTATGTGTCATTCGCTTCTTTCTGGGCCTGGCTGAAGCCAGTACTTATGCTGGCGCAATCTACATCATCAGCTCATGGTACAAGCCGGACGAAATCTCCAAACGCACCGCACTCTTCACTGCATCCGGCCAAGTCGGAACCATGTTTGCTGGTGTCATGATGGCCGCCATCCACAAGGGCATGAACGGCATGAGCGGTTTGCAAGGCTGGCAATGGGTTTTCCTCATTG ATGGCATCATCACGCTCCCCATCGCGGTTTTCGGGTTCCTCTATTTTCCTGATACACCAGATCGTACCCAGGCCGAGTATCTCTCCGCTGATGAGAAAAAGCTGGCACGTTCTCGGCTTCCTCCCATTTGTGAAGATGGACATAACATCATGCCACTCTCCCTTGTCAAGCGAGTCTTGATGGCACCGATCTT TTGGGTTCTTTTCTTCTGGTCCCCAGTCTGCGCCGCCATTGAAGCCTTCCCCTTCCAGAACAACTTTCTTCTCTGGCTCAAGTATCATTCCGACCATTTCACTCAGAGCCAGATCAATACCTATCCTCTCGGTATCCAGGCCGTCGGCATTGTAGCAAATATGCTCGCAGCTTGGCATATGGACGCCACTGGCCAACGGATTCCGGCGGCCATTGTAGCCATCCTCTTCCAAGTTGTGGCTGGGTCTATGCTTCTCGTCCGTGATATTCCTTTCGCAGGGACATTCTTCGCATTTTATCTCAGTGGAACAGCGTATGCTGTGAACCCTTTGATCTTCGGATGGGCAGGCCTCATTCTGCAGCGtagtggtgatgatgctgtgCGGAGCGTCACCCTATACTCCATGAACATTGGTTCAATGGTGCTGTGGACATTCTGGGGCATCCTATTCTACTCGGGAGCTGACACACCATACTGGAAAAAGGGCTGCATTGTTCTCCTCGTTTGCTGTTTCGTCATGTTCTGTTACATGTGGCTGGTGTACAAG GTCGACAAGCACACTGCAAAGAAATATCGCGACCGCATGCCTGGAGCCATTGATCCAGAAATCAAGCTTTCAGAGCCCGTTGAGCTGGCAGAGCAAGAGGTGCCTACTGTTGCGGGGAAGGATGACAAGACCACCGCCCAGAAGGAAGTAAATAGCCCGCAATAA
- a CDS encoding Fungal-trans domain-containing protein — MGGFSYAVQATEYLNRIATCFLYPEIDFDDQQQVIAWLTRFKELDLQLVHWKMFLPKKWRDPNRAPDTSTGPHDLDHSMTLAHVTHNTSMILLHHRIAYPPSRQRQVVPLPSSCSAETCRLAATKTSNIAETWLRVCPEKIVVAPQIAFCTFISARLLLVHSRHYSEALMPEFWVLVRSLENMSRRWAGVTRGDSGPFPNLAGKYALHLRKAYEICQQDVTYNPTVLDYAENIEQAMSYHDRDQSRSQHPRTGDDNDDPRAKSTSISGQKLGSMPSHPMAPQEYVPPARPQNISTGTSPPVRVTGTIDQPEHVDSMSFTAANPEVQELPEDLLAISQALMDQRFAEMDRIITLDDSWFEATAQVADVSSLHVPGWSTAEMRFTDLQGDRSSDTGRDWQGMQ, encoded by the exons ATGGGTGGGTTCTCATATGCTGTTCAGGCAACTGAGTACTTGAATCGAATTGCCACCTGCTTTCTGTATCCCGAGATCGATTTCGATGATCAACAGCAGGTCATAGCTTGGTTGACCCGGTTCAAAGAACTGGACCTTCAACTCGTCCA CTGGAAGATGTTTCTACCAAAGAAATGGAGAGATCCGAACCGAGCTCCAGATACGTCCACAGGCCCTCATGACCTGGACCATAGTATGACTCTTGCACATGTTACGCACAATACCTCTATGATCCTTCTACATCATCGCATCGCCTATCCTCCAAGTAGACAGCGCCAGGTCGTTCCGCTGCCGAGTTCATGCAGTGCCGAGACCTGTCGACTAGCGGCCACCAAAACAAGCAACATTGCCGAGACATGGCTCAGAGTGTGCCCTGAGAAGATTGTCGTCGCACCACAGATAGCGTTCTGTACGTTCATTAGCGCTAGGCTCTTACTGG TTCACTCTCGTCATTATAGCGAAGCTCTGATGCCCGAATTCTGGGTGCTTGTCCGTAGCCTTGAGAACATGTCCAGACGCTGGGCGGGTGTGACTCGTGGTGACTCGGGCCCTTTTCCCAACCTGGCTGGGAAATACGCATTGCATCTCAGAAAAGCATACGAGATATGTCAACAAGATGTGACATATAATCCCACAGTACTCGACTACGCTGAGAACATAGAACAGGCGATGAGTTATCACGACCGCGATCAGTCTCGGTCTCAACATCCACGGACAGGAGATGACAACGATGACCCAAGAGCTAAGTCAACTTCTATTTCCGGTCAAAAGCTCGGATCGATGCCTTCTCATCCTATGGCCCCCCAAGAATACGTCCCACCCGCGCGGCCACAGAACATCTCAACGGGAACCAGCCCACCAGTTAGGGTAACAGGTACGATTGATCAGCCAGAACACGTGGACAGTATGTCGTTCACCGCGGCAAATCCAGAGGTTCAGGAGCTACCTGAAGATTTGCTAGCCATATCGCAAGCTCTGATGGATCAGAGGTTCGCCGAGATGGATCGCATCATTACTTTGGATGACTCCTGGTTTGAAGCCACCGCGCAGGTGGCAGATGTGTCTTCACTACATGTTCCTGGGTGGAGCACTGCGGAAATGAGGTTCACGGACTTGCAGGGCGATAGAAGTAGTGATACAGGCAGAGACTGGCAAGGAATGCAGTAG